The Enterobacter huaxiensis sequence ATTAACCCTGCGGACCTGCGCATCGATACCTTCCGCTCCTCGGGGGCGGGCGGTCAGCACGTTAACACCACCGACTCCGCCATCCGCATTACCCACCTGCCAACCGGCATCGTGGTAGAGTGTCAGGACGAGCGTTCCCAGCACAAAAACAAAGCCAAAGCCTTGTCCGTTCTGGGTTCACGTATCCGCGCCGCTGAAATGACGAAGCGCCAGCAGGCGGAAGCCTCTACCCGCCGTAACCTGCTGGGCAGCGGCGATCGCAGCGATCGTAACCGTACCTATAACTTCCCGCAGGGCCGCGTGACGGACCACCGTATCAACCTGACGCTGTACCGTCTGGATGAAACAATGGAAGGCAAGCTCGATATGCTGATTGAGCCTATCGTGCAGGAATATCAGGCCGACCAGCTGGCGGCGCTGTCCGAGCAGGAATAATGGATTTTCAACACTGGTTACGCCATGCCGCCAGTGCGCTTTCTGAAAGTGAAAGCCCGAAGCGCGACGCCGAAATTTTGCTGGAGTACGTCACGGGGAAAGCCCGCACGTATCTGCTGGCTTTCGGCGAAACCGAGCTGACAGCTGAACAACAGTCGCAGCTTGACGCGCTGCTTGCGCGCCGTAAAATCGGCGAGCCGGTGGCGCATCTGGTTGGCGAGCGCGAGTTCTGGTCGCTGCCGCTTTATGTCTCGGCCGCCACCCTGATCCCGCGTCCGGACACCGAGTGCCTGGTGGAGCAGGCGCTGGCGCGTCTACCCGCAGCGGGCTGTTCGATTCTCGATCTCGGTACCGGCACGGGCGCGATCGCGCTGGCGCTGGCCAGCGAGCGGCCCGACTGCACGGTGACGGCGGTGGACGTGATGCCCGACGCCGTGGCGCTGGCGCGGCGTAACGTGGAACGTCTTGAGGCCAGCAACGTGACGGTGCTGCAAAGCAGCTGGTTTACCGCGCTGGACGATCGGGCGTTTGACATGATAGTCAGCAACCCGCCTTACATCGACGAACGCGACCCGCACCTGGCGCAGGGCGATGTGCGTTTTGAGCCGCTCACCGCGCTGGTTGCAGCCAACGCGGGTTTGGCCGATCTTGATCACATTGTGACAACGTCACGAAAGCATTTGCTTCCCGGCGGCTGGCTGCTGGTGGAACATGGCTGGACGCAGGGCGAAGCCGTGCGCGCGCTGTTCGCCACTGCAGGTTACACCGCAGTGGAAACCTGTCGCGACTATGGCGGCAATGAGCGCCTGACGCTGGGCCAGTGGTCATGAGTTTGTTTAACGTGCTGCTCGCCGTTCACCTGATTGCCGTTGCGCTCACCATCGGCTTTTTTGTCGTCCGCTACGGCTGGCGCTACAGCAATAATCCCATGATTGACGCCCGCTGGGTGCGCATTGCGCCGCACTGTATAGATACGGTGCTGTTCCTTTCAGGCGCAGGCTTAATGTGGAAGACCGGCTATCTGCCATTTACTGATAAAGGCGCATGGCTGACTGAAAAGCTGTTTGGCGTTATCATCTACATCGTTTTGGGTTTTATCGCGCTTGGGCGTCGTCGTCCGCGCAGCCAGCAGGCGGGCTTTATTGCCTTTATGCTGGGTCTGGTGGTGCTGTACATCATCATTAAACTCGCCACCACTAGAATACCGTTACTGGGGTAAGTCATGAGGTCCTTAGCCGATTTCGAATTTAACAAAGTGCCGCTCTGCGATGGCATGGTCCTGATTTCTGAGATGATTCGCGACGATTTTACGTCGCAGTACGTCTACGACGAGCTGGAGAGTCTGGTCAGCCTGGCGCGTGAAGAGATCAATCAGGCGCGTCCGCAGGACTGGCAGTTAGAGAAGTTAATTGAACTTTTCTACGGCGAATGGGGTTTCTGCGACACGCGTGGCGTGTATCGCCTGTCTGACGCATTATGGCTGGACCAGGTCTTAAAAAATCGTCAGGGCAGCGCCGTTGCGCTGGGGTCTATTTTGCTGTGGGTCGCGCACCGTCTGGATATTCCGCTGGTGCCGGTCATCTTCCCGACGCAGATGATCCTGCGCGCGGAGTGGCTGGACGGGGAGATGTGGTTAATCAACCCGTTTAACGGCGACACGCTGGACGAGCACACGCTTGACGTGTGGCTGAAAGGCAACATCAGCCCGGTCGCCGAGCTCTTCAACGAAGATCTCGACGAAGCGGATAACGCCGAAGTGATCCGCAAGCTGCTGGATACGCTGAAGTCTGCGCTTATGGAAGAGCGTCAGATGGAGCTGGCCTTACGTGCCAGTGAAGTGCTGCTGCAGTTTAACCCGGAAGATCCGTACGAAATTCGCGATCGTGGCCTGATTTATGCGCAGCTGGACTGCGAGCACGTGGCGCTGAACGACCTGAGCTATTTCGTCGAGCAGTGCCCGGAGGATCCGATCAGCGAAATGATCCGCGCGCAGATTACCGCTATTTCGCACAAACAAATTACACTGCATTAATCTTAATTCCGATTCACACCTGAATAAGGCGATCCTATGAAACAAAAAGTGGTTAGCATTGGTGACATCAAGGTAGCAAACGACCTGCCGTTCGTGCTGTTTGGCGGCATGAACGTGCTGGAATCCCGCGATCTCGCCATGCGCATCTGCGAGCACTACGTGACCGTGACCCAAAAGCTGGGCATCCCTTACGTGTTCAAAGCCTCTTTTGACAAAGCCAACCGCTCCTCTATCAACTCTTACCGCGGCCCGGGCCTGGAAGAAGGGATGAAGATTTTCCAGGAGCTGAAGCAGACCTTTGGCGTGAAAGTGATCACCGACGTGCACGAAGCGTCTCAGGCGCAGCCGGTAGCAGACGTGGTTGACGTGATCCAGCTTCCTGCGTTCCTGGCTCGCCAGACCGACCTGGTTGCCGCGATGGCGAAAACCGGTGCCGTGATCAACGTGAAAAAACCGCAGTTCGTGAGCCCTGGCCAGATGGGCAATATCGTCGATAAGTTTATCGAAGGCGGCAACGACCAGATTATCCTGTGCGACCGTGGCGCTAACTTCGGTTACGACAACCTGGTTGTGGACATGCTGGGCTTCAGCGTGATGAAAAACGTCTCCGGCCAGTCTCCGGTGATCTTCGACGTGACCCACGCTCTGCAGTGCCGCGACCCGTTTGGCGCGGCATCAGGCGGCCGTCGCGCCCAGGTGACCGAGCTGGCGCGTGCGGGCATGGCGACCGGCCTGGCGGGCCTGTTCATTGAAGCACACCCGGATCCGGCCAACGCGAAATGCGACGGCCCGTCCGCGCTGCCGCTGGACAAGCTGGAGCCGTTCCTGAAGCAGATCAAAGCGATTGACGATCTGGTGAAGAACTTCGAGGAGCTGGATACCAGCAACTAATAAAAAAACCCGCTTCGGCGGGTTTTTTTATGTTTTCTCCCTCTCCCACCGGGAGAGGGTTGGGGTGAGGGCATCAGGCCGCACCGGATCAATTTCACGCAAAGATCGTCATCAAATACGCAATAAACAAGGCCATATGCGCCGCACCGTTCAGCACATTCGTGCGTCCGGTGGAGAACGAAATCTGGCACAGCAGCAGCGACGCCACCATCACAATCATCTCAGGCGCACCCAGCGCAAAATGCAGGTCATTACCGGTCATAAAGGCAATCAGCGTTACTACCGGAACGGTCAGGGATATGGTCGCCAGCACGGAGCCGAAGAACAGGTTCATCGCACGCTGCACCTGATTGTTCAGTACCGCTTTCAGCGCGCCCAGGCCTTCAGGTGACAGGATAAGCAACGCGACCAGGAAGCCGGTAAACGCCACCGGCGCGTTTAGCTCGGTTAACAGGGTCTCCAGCGGGTTGGCGTTCATCTTGGTAACGGCGATAACCGCAATAAGATGCACGATCAGCCAGACGGTATGCCAGGCGCTGCTGTGCGCTGAGGGCTTGCCATGGTGCGGGTCGTCGTCGTCGCCGTCGTCTTCATGCTCGTAAACAAACAGGCTCTGGTGCGTTTTGGTCTGAATCAGCAAGAATACGCCGTACATGGCCGCAGAAATCAGCGCGACCAGCAGCGCCTGGCCGGTAGTGAAGTTTGCACCCGGCAGCGCCATCGGGAACACCAGCACGATAATCGCCAGCGGAAAAAGGGCGATGAGATACTGCTTAATGCCAAACAGGTTCATATACTGAGTGGCGAATTTGCGACCGCCCAGCAGCAGGGAAAAGCCGACCAGACCGCCGGTGACGATCATGATGATGGAATAGAGCGTATCGCGCATCAGGGTTGGCGCGGCGTCGCCGGTTGCCATCAGCGCAGAGATCAGACTGACTTCAAGGATCACAACGGACAGGCTGAGGATTAATGAACCGTACGGCTCGCCCAGACGGTGGGCTAAGACATCCGCGTGGCGCACCACGCTAAAGGCGCTGGTTAAAATGCCCACCAGCGCAAGAATATTGATACCAACCACCACTGGCAGTGACTGACTGCTTCCCCAGAAGACCAGCACAGCCAGTGCCAGAACCGGGAAAATGAGAGACGTCTCCTTGTGGCGGGTCTTTACCGCCTCGTGTGCTGCTGTCATGTGCTTCTCCATCAATGCAGGTGCTTGTAATTATAGATAGATTTTTGAGGTCATTAAACTAACAGATCTCTGTTAAATACCCTTGAATTTTTACTCACTTTTACTGTTAATAGGAAAAAGACAATCTGATGCTTATAAAAATGAGTTATCGCTAAATAGCTATTATATAACAGATGATTAGTTCAGTGATGTACGCATAATTTAAATTGCACTGGCACCTGGCGGTATCGTCGCCCACACTTAACTCTTTAGCAAAAAGAGAGGTTAGCGATGCCGTACAAAACGAAACGTGAATTACCCGAGAGCGTACAACACGTGCTCCCCGCCCATGCGCAGGATATCTATAAAGAAGCCTTTAATAGCGCCTGGGATCGATACAAAGACAAGGACGATCGACGGGATGACGCCAGCCGCGAAGAAACCGCACACAAAGTCGCATGGGCCGCCGTAAAGCATGACTATGAGAAAGGTGACGATGATAAATGGCATAAAAAGAAATAGCCGCGAAATAATAAGCTGCCTTCATTTTGACTTTTCAGGCGGTTCATCTTCCGCTGTATTGCAACTGGCCCGTGAATTGCTTATCGTTGACGGACTGCTGTTAAAATGAACAGCAACTAATGCCGGGAAGGCGAATTACAGATGTCGCAAGGAAGCATGCAGTGGCGGAGGTGGAAAGTGTTAACGCGTGATTTCTTAATGAAGGCAGATTGTAAGACGGCATTTGGTGCTATTGAGGAATCGCTTCTCTGGTCGGCTGAACAACGTGCGGCGTCGCTTGCTGCGACGCTGTCGTGCCGTCCGGATGACGGCCCGGTATGGATTTTTGGCTACGGTTCACTGATGTGGAACCCGGCTCTGGAGTTTGTCGAATCGGCAACGGGTACGCTCCCGGGCTGGCATCGCGCATTCTGTCTGCGCCTGACGGCCGGACGCGGCAGCGCATGTCAGCCGGGACGGATGCTTGCACTGAAAGAGGGCGGGCGCACCACGGGCGTCGCCTATCGCCTGCCGGATGTGACGCTTGAAGATGAGCTAACGCTGCTCTGGAAGCGTGAAATGATCACCGGCTGCTACATGCCGAGCTGGTGCAGGCTGGAACTTGACGACGGTCGCCTCGTCAACGCGCTGGTGTTTATCATGGACCCGCGCCACCCGCTGTATGAAGCGGATACCCGCACGCAGGTGATTGCTCCGCTGATTGCCGCCGCCAGCGGGCCGCTGGGGACCAACGCGCAGTATCTCTTCTCACTCGATCAGGAGCTGACTCGCCTCGGCATGAGGGACGACAGCCTGAATGAGCTGGTGATGAAGGTAAAAACGCTGCTCGAAGGAAACTCGCTGAATAACCCGCTGCGTCCGGGGTTTGCCTGAAAAAACGCCCGGCTGGCCGGGCGTCTGTTTTTATGCGGCAACGTAGCTGACGGAATGCTCCAGCGACTGGCTGTGGCTGTCAATCAGGACGTCCCACGTGCCGGTATAGGGCACGGTCAGCCACGCCTTGTCATCCTGCACCGTCAGAATATCCGCCTGCGACTGCGTTTGCGTCGTTGAACTCATCAGATGAATACGGCAACGCTCTGAGCAGCGTACCACTACCGTATCCCCGCCAAACAATTTCAAACTTGTTTTCACCCGTGCCATGTTTTACCCCGTCGTTAATGCGCTTTCTGAGCGTGATGTTGTTCACAAATTACTCACTGCATAACACCAAAGGGGAGGCTGACGGATGCTGATTTTGATCAAAAAATGGCATAACGTTTAAACAAAAATGACAAAATCCCTGAAAGCATTCAGCTTACGCGCGTTTCGCCTGCGAAACGCGCGCGGGAAGAAAATTAAATGCGGAAATGCCCGGCCGTTTCAGCAAGGTCGCCCGCCTGGCTCTGCAGGGCGCTGGCTGCCGCAGCGGACTGCACCACCAGCTCGGCATTCTGCTGAACCATGCGGTCGAGGTGCGTTACCGCATGGTTGATTTCGTGAATGCCTTTCATCTGCTCGCTGGTGGCGATAGAGATTTCGCGCATGATGCCGGTCACGCTGACGATGCTTGAGCGGATCTCATCCATGCTTTCGCCCGCCAGGTGAACGTAGCGAGAACCAGTAGCCACGCTGTGGGTCGTGGAGTCGATAAGCGTCTTGATCTCCCTGGCCGCCTGGGCGCTCCGGCTGGCGAGGTTACGCACTTCGCCGGCAACCACCGCAAAGCCGCGCCCCTGTTCACCGGCACGCGCCGCTTCTACCGAGGCGTTCAGCGCCAGAATATTGGTCTGGAAGGCAATACCGTCAATAACGCTGGTGATATCACCGATTTTGGCTGACGCCACTTCAATCGACTGCATGGTGCTGATGGCCTGTGAGACCACGTCGCCGCCGCGCGACGCGGCCGCGGAGGCAATGCCCGCCTGATCGTTGGCCTGCGCCGCGGACGCGTTCGACTGCGTCACCGAGGCGGTAATTTCCTCAACGGCGCTGGCGGTTTCGCGAAGGCTGGAGGCCGCCTGCTCGGTACGCCCGGAGAGATCCTGATTACCTGCCGCAATTTCCCGCGCCGCGTTTTTCACCGAGTCGCTGGCGTCGCGCAGCTGCACCATGACCACCGCAAGCTTGTCGCTGAAGGCGTTAAACGCCTGCGCGATCTGCGCCACTTCATCCTCGCCGCTGTCGGGCAGGCGCCGGGACAGATCGTTGGTGCCGTTGGCGATGCTATGCATGGCGTCGCGGATTTCCGACAGACGTTTCAGCAGGCGGGCAATCAGGAAATGAACGATGGCGCCGCTCAGCAAGGCCAGGATCACCAGCGAGAGGGCCGAGGCTTTCAGTAAAGAACGCATGCCGGAAGTAGCGTCGTTGTTATCGAGCGCGACGATCAGCATCCACGTGGTGCCCGGCACCGCCGTGGCGGCAAAGGTTTTTTCCACCCCGCTGAACGTGCCGTCGACCAGGTTTCCGCTTTTCAGCGCCGCCAGGTCGACGCCCTTGATGGCTTCACTAAAGGGCTTCAGCGTGAGCACCGGATCGTTGGCGGCAATAATAGTGCCATCGCTGTCGATCAGTAGGCCGCTGCTGGCCGGTGTCGGGTGGATGCCGCGCACGTTAGCGACCACGCTGTCCATCGCCACATCCCCCGCGACGACCGCCTTCAGCTCGCCATTCTTTTTCACCGGCAATGCGAAGGTGACCACCAGCTTGCCGGTACCGGCATCGACATACGGCGCGGTAACGACGGGCGCACCGGCGCTGGCCGCCTGCTGATACCACGGGCGAACGGTTGGGTCGTAATCCGCAGGCACGCCGGCAGGATCGGAGAATTTTGCCGTTTTACCGGCATAGCCCACGTAGACGTTAGTGAACCCGCCCGCCTGCGCAAGCTGTTTAAAGACGGGAACCGGATCGTCGCTCAGGGCAATGGGCTGGGCTGAGGCGATTACCGCCATTTTGCTGCCTACCCAGTCGGCAATCGCCATGTTGTGGCTGGCGCTGGTGCTGTTCAGGATATCGCGCTGTGACTGCTGGTTATCCTGACGCGTGACCTGGAAGTTAATGACGGTATTAAGAAGAAGGGCGACGACCAGACAGCCTGTCGTCGCGGCGATGATGCGAGCACGAATGGACCTGAACATAAGTGAAATACCTGCTGTGTTGTTTCCATGCCTATCGGCAGGCGAGCAGGTAAACTTGATGCTGAAACCGCGTCCATAAGAAAATAATATTTTTATATGTTTATTATTAGAAAGTTAATACTTTGTCAGCGGTAAGAGTCCATTCTGCCAGCTCGACAAGCGTGCCAATTTCCACGCCCTCAATCAGCGGAAGAGCGGTAATGCCGCGCCCGTCCGTGCAGGTTTTACACAGTTTGACCGGGACATCCTGCGCCGTCAGGATCTCGAGCATCTGCTGAATATTGTAGCCCTCGGCCGGTTTCTGCCCCTTCAGTCCCGCCGTGACGGCGTCAGACATCAAAAAGAGGCGCAGTTCGGGCGCACTGTCTCGATCGCGCAGGGCAATGGCCAGCCGCAGGCTGTTAAAAAGTGATTCGCTGCCGTAGGCTGCGCCGTTGGCGATGATGACAATCTTCTGCATGATGACTCCTGTTCTGTTAAAAGGCGCGGATAATGCTTAACTCCCCGAACTGTACCGATCCGGAGGAGATAAAATGACGATAGTGGCAGGCTAATCGCCCGGCGCGCTAGTGCATATGCTCAGTATCGTCCCTCAGCTCAGCGACAGCATTGACGATCCGCAAATCGCGGGCCGTTTTGTTGCACTTTACAGCCTGATGCAGGGCAAAGAGCTGGTGGCGCTCACGCTTACCCGAACTGCATAAGCGTGCCGACCCCGTAGGTCGGGTAAGGCGCAGCCGCCACCCGACAGTAGTTTTCAGGTTATTCCTGAAATTTCCAATCAGACTGCAATTCGCGCGTGATGGCGTTAACATAATAAGAGTTTATTCATTTACACAGGCTTAGATTTACGACCTTGATGGCTGTTTGGTCCCGCATTCGTTCGCTGTTCTTACTCCCCCTTATTTCGGCTGGAGCCGTTTACGGTGCGCCGAATTCCTTTATGCAGCAGGCGCAAAATCCGTTTGATAATAACGGTGATAACCTGCCGGATCTCGGCATGGCGAAACCTACAGCTGAAGGCGAGAAACACCTGGCCGAAATGGCAAAAGCCTTTGGCGAGGCCAGTATGACCGATAACGGCCTGACGACGGGCGAGCAGGCACGTCAGTTCGCGTTTGGTCAGGTCCGTGACGTGGTGAGCGGGGAAGTTAACGATCGCATTGAATCCTGGCTCTCGCCGCTGGGTAAGGCCAGCGTGAATCTGCTGGTGGATGACGAGGGGAGATTCAACGGCAGCAGCGGAAGCTGGTTTATTCCATGGAGTGATAATAATCGCTATCTGAGCTGGAGCCAGCTTGGCCTGACCCAGCAAAAGGACGGACTGGTCAGTAATGCCGGAATAGGGCAGCGCTGGATCGCCGGACGCTGGCTGCTGGGCTACAACACGTTTTACGACAATTTGCTGGATGAAAACCTCCAGCGTGCCGGGCTGGGTGCCGAAGCGTGGGGAGAAAATCTCCGCCTCTCTGCCAACTACTACCAGCCGTTTGCCAGCTGGCGAGACAGCTCGGAC is a genomic window containing:
- the prmC gene encoding peptide chain release factor N(5)-glutamine methyltransferase, whose translation is MDFQHWLRHAASALSESESPKRDAEILLEYVTGKARTYLLAFGETELTAEQQSQLDALLARRKIGEPVAHLVGEREFWSLPLYVSAATLIPRPDTECLVEQALARLPAAGCSILDLGTGTGAIALALASERPDCTVTAVDVMPDAVALARRNVERLEASNVTVLQSSWFTALDDRAFDMIVSNPPYIDERDPHLAQGDVRFEPLTALVAANAGLADLDHIVTTSRKHLLPGGWLLVEHGWTQGEAVRALFATAGYTAVETCRDYGGNERLTLGQWS
- the sirB2 gene encoding invasion regulator SirB2 encodes the protein MSLFNVLLAVHLIAVALTIGFFVVRYGWRYSNNPMIDARWVRIAPHCIDTVLFLSGAGLMWKTGYLPFTDKGAWLTEKLFGVIIYIVLGFIALGRRRPRSQQAGFIAFMLGLVVLYIIIKLATTRIPLLG
- the sirB1 gene encoding invasion regulator SirB1 — protein: MRSLADFEFNKVPLCDGMVLISEMIRDDFTSQYVYDELESLVSLAREEINQARPQDWQLEKLIELFYGEWGFCDTRGVYRLSDALWLDQVLKNRQGSAVALGSILLWVAHRLDIPLVPVIFPTQMILRAEWLDGEMWLINPFNGDTLDEHTLDVWLKGNISPVAELFNEDLDEADNAEVIRKLLDTLKSALMEERQMELALRASEVLLQFNPEDPYEIRDRGLIYAQLDCEHVALNDLSYFVEQCPEDPISEMIRAQITAISHKQITLH
- the kdsA gene encoding 3-deoxy-8-phosphooctulonate synthase, whose amino-acid sequence is MKQKVVSIGDIKVANDLPFVLFGGMNVLESRDLAMRICEHYVTVTQKLGIPYVFKASFDKANRSSINSYRGPGLEEGMKIFQELKQTFGVKVITDVHEASQAQPVADVVDVIQLPAFLARQTDLVAAMAKTGAVINVKKPQFVSPGQMGNIVDKFIEGGNDQIILCDRGANFGYDNLVVDMLGFSVMKNVSGQSPVIFDVTHALQCRDPFGAASGGRRAQVTELARAGMATGLAGLFIEAHPDPANAKCDGPSALPLDKLEPFLKQIKAIDDLVKNFEELDTSN
- the chaA gene encoding sodium-potassium/proton antiporter ChaA; the protein is MTAAHEAVKTRHKETSLIFPVLALAVLVFWGSSQSLPVVVGINILALVGILTSAFSVVRHADVLAHRLGEPYGSLILSLSVVILEVSLISALMATGDAAPTLMRDTLYSIIMIVTGGLVGFSLLLGGRKFATQYMNLFGIKQYLIALFPLAIIVLVFPMALPGANFTTGQALLVALISAAMYGVFLLIQTKTHQSLFVYEHEDDGDDDDPHHGKPSAHSSAWHTVWLIVHLIAVIAVTKMNANPLETLLTELNAPVAFTGFLVALLILSPEGLGALKAVLNNQVQRAMNLFFGSVLATISLTVPVVTLIAFMTGNDLHFALGAPEMIVMVASLLLCQISFSTGRTNVLNGAAHMALFIAYLMTIFA
- the chaB gene encoding putative cation transport regulator ChaB, producing the protein MPYKTKRELPESVQHVLPAHAQDIYKEAFNSAWDRYKDKDDRRDDASREETAHKVAWAAVKHDYEKGDDDKWHKKK
- a CDS encoding gamma-glutamylcyclotransferase encodes the protein MLTRDFLMKADCKTAFGAIEESLLWSAEQRAASLAATLSCRPDDGPVWIFGYGSLMWNPALEFVESATGTLPGWHRAFCLRLTAGRGSACQPGRMLALKEGGRTTGVAYRLPDVTLEDELTLLWKREMITGCYMPSWCRLELDDGRLVNALVFIMDPRHPLYEADTRTQVIAPLIAAASGPLGTNAQYLFSLDQELTRLGMRDDSLNELVMKVKTLLEGNSLNNPLRPGFA
- a CDS encoding DUF1883 domain-containing protein translates to MARVKTSLKLFGGDTVVVRCSERCRIHLMSSTTQTQSQADILTVQDDKAWLTVPYTGTWDVLIDSHSQSLEHSVSYVAA
- a CDS encoding methyl-accepting chemotaxis protein, producing the protein MFRSIRARIIAATTGCLVVALLLNTVINFQVTRQDNQQSQRDILNSTSASHNMAIADWVGSKMAVIASAQPIALSDDPVPVFKQLAQAGGFTNVYVGYAGKTAKFSDPAGVPADYDPTVRPWYQQAASAGAPVVTAPYVDAGTGKLVVTFALPVKKNGELKAVVAGDVAMDSVVANVRGIHPTPASSGLLIDSDGTIIAANDPVLTLKPFSEAIKGVDLAALKSGNLVDGTFSGVEKTFAATAVPGTTWMLIVALDNNDATSGMRSLLKASALSLVILALLSGAIVHFLIARLLKRLSEIRDAMHSIANGTNDLSRRLPDSGEDEVAQIAQAFNAFSDKLAVVMVQLRDASDSVKNAAREIAAGNQDLSGRTEQAASSLRETASAVEEITASVTQSNASAAQANDQAGIASAAASRGGDVVSQAISTMQSIEVASAKIGDITSVIDGIAFQTNILALNASVEAARAGEQGRGFAVVAGEVRNLASRSAQAAREIKTLIDSTTHSVATGSRYVHLAGESMDEIRSSIVSVTGIMREISIATSEQMKGIHEINHAVTHLDRMVQQNAELVVQSAAAASALQSQAGDLAETAGHFRI
- a CDS encoding DsrE/DsrF/TusD sulfur relay family protein, translated to MQKIVIIANGAAYGSESLFNSLRLAIALRDRDSAPELRLFLMSDAVTAGLKGQKPAEGYNIQQMLEILTAQDVPVKLCKTCTDGRGITALPLIEGVEIGTLVELAEWTLTADKVLTF